In the Sphingosinicella humi genome, one interval contains:
- the nrfD gene encoding NrfD/PsrC family molybdoenzyme membrane anchor subunit: protein MIAPIQNPPIDHVIDPPLAERFGRTWWIGIGVALLGVLFLLYGLRGPAFVGIGVWGTNIPYVWGFDIASYAWWIGIANGAALFASILVLTGSSLHTAVNRFANGLALGAAICAAVFPVFHLGRPWLAYWMIPYPTAQGVWPQFRSPLTWDFWAILTHLTAIALLWYVGLIPDLATLRDRAKTRTRQLFYGLAALGWRGSARQWALHRRAHRIVALTLIPLLFLAQAIVSFEFVGTLVPDWHETRQPLHFIATGIQLGIAMVLLVALALRRRLGLHRHIDDWDIDLLAKLLLANALVTAYAYLDGWFMELMAEPPIREALLARMAGPYGTLYWGGFMLSVLPPQIFWWRRVRLHWWAGATVAALVLIGIYLDYLSVVVGGLVRTNLMIAAPTYAPTVAEVSLLAGTLGLFLLMVLLSVRRLPIVSLYDTRAEPA, encoded by the coding sequence ATGATCGCGCCGATCCAGAACCCGCCGATCGACCATGTCATCGATCCGCCTCTGGCCGAGCGCTTCGGCCGGACCTGGTGGATCGGGATCGGCGTGGCGCTGCTCGGCGTCCTGTTCCTCCTTTACGGCCTTCGCGGTCCCGCCTTTGTCGGCATCGGCGTCTGGGGAACGAATATCCCCTATGTCTGGGGCTTCGACATCGCCAGCTACGCCTGGTGGATCGGCATCGCCAATGGCGCTGCGCTTTTCGCCTCGATCCTGGTGCTGACCGGCAGCAGCCTCCACACCGCCGTCAACCGCTTCGCCAACGGCCTTGCCCTCGGCGCCGCCATTTGCGCCGCCGTCTTTCCCGTCTTCCACCTCGGCCGGCCCTGGCTCGCTTACTGGATGATCCCCTATCCGACGGCCCAGGGCGTCTGGCCCCAGTTCCGGAGCCCGCTGACCTGGGACTTCTGGGCAATATTGACGCACCTCACCGCCATTGCCCTGCTCTGGTATGTCGGCCTCATCCCCGATCTCGCCACCCTGCGCGACCGGGCAAAGACGCGGACGCGGCAGCTCTTCTACGGCCTCGCCGCGCTCGGCTGGCGCGGATCGGCGCGGCAATGGGCGCTCCACCGCCGCGCGCACCGCATCGTCGCCTTGACCCTCATCCCCCTCCTCTTCCTGGCCCAGGCGATCGTCTCGTTCGAGTTCGTAGGAACCCTGGTTCCCGACTGGCACGAGACGCGCCAGCCGCTCCATTTCATCGCCACCGGAATCCAGCTCGGCATCGCGATGGTGCTGCTCGTCGCTCTGGCGCTCCGCCGCCGGCTGGGGCTCCACCGGCATATCGACGATTGGGATATCGACCTCCTCGCCAAGCTGCTCCTCGCCAACGCCCTGGTCACCGCCTACGCCTATCTGGACGGCTGGTTCATGGAGTTGATGGCCGAACCGCCCATCCGCGAGGCGTTGCTGGCGCGAATGGCAGGGCCTTACGGAACGCTCTATTGGGGCGGGTTCATGCTCTCCGTCCTGCCGCCGCAGATTTTCTGGTGGCGCCGGGTTCGCCTCCATTGGTGGGCCGGCGCGACCGTGGCGGCGCTCGTGCTGATCGGCATCTATCTCGACTATCTGTCGGTGGTGGTCGGCGGACTGGTTCGCACCAATCTGATGATCGCCGCGCCCACCTATGCGCCTACCGTCGCCGAAGTCTCGCTGCTGGCGGGGACGCTTGGCCTGTTCCTCCTGATGGTGCTGCTCTCGGTCCGGCGGCTGCCGATCGTCAGCCTCTACGACACACGGGCGGAACCGGCATGA
- a CDS encoding c-type cytochrome: MRWAILLLLIPAACGDEPDRGYAATAGGARQEPYTAIPPGSVPRGAAARRAELAPPGPPVTPALIAAGAKAYQGYCAPCHGASGRGDGPVTQTGFPRSPPLGAGAHSPEQIVAIIGRGQGTMPPLAEQVPLRARWAIASYLTRESGGAD, translated from the coding sequence ATGAGGTGGGCCATCCTCCTCCTGCTGATCCCGGCCGCCTGCGGGGACGAGCCGGATCGGGGCTATGCCGCAACGGCGGGCGGCGCCCGGCAGGAGCCCTATACGGCCATTCCGCCCGGAAGCGTTCCGCGCGGCGCCGCCGCCCGCCGTGCCGAGCTCGCCCCGCCTGGCCCGCCCGTCACCCCCGCCCTGATCGCGGCCGGCGCGAAAGCCTATCAGGGCTATTGCGCCCCTTGCCATGGCGCTTCCGGCCGCGGCGACGGACCGGTGACGCAAACGGGCTTCCCGCGCTCCCCGCCGCTCGGGGCAGGCGCCCACTCCCCCGAACAAATCGTCGCCATCATCGGCAGAGGGCAAGGAACGATGCCGCCCTTGGCCGAGCAGGTCCCGCTGCGCGCCCGCTGGGCCATCGCTTCCTATCTGACGCGGGAGAGCGGCGGTGCCGACTAG
- a CDS encoding cbb3-type cytochrome c oxidase subunit I → MTDEEAAFRAAAKNLPDPRPRPEEELKILEEVWRQPTGWRLPTAVNNNIVGAAYVGAALLFFVLAGCLALLMRSQLATPMAEIVGQDTYNQLFTMHGTVMMFLFAVPAVEAMGVLLLPQMLAARDLPFPRLSAFAFWAYLVGGLVFFTTIFFGQSPDGGWFMYPPLTSYIYSPDSKADWWLLGIGFIEISAIAGAIEIVVGVLKTRSPGMSLDKLPLFGWAMLVFAGMIIVGFPAIILGTILLELERAFHWPFFVAEKGGDPLLWQHLFWFFGHPEVYIIFIPAAGMMSMIVPVVARAKLVGYRLIVAALVATGFISFGLWVHHMFTTGLPPISTGFFSAASMAVAIPAGIQVFAWIATIMAGERARWNVPTLFTVGFLIIFTMGGLTGVMVAMVPFDWQAHDTYFVVAHLHYVLIGGMVFPLFAAIYYWVPMVSRFALSERVGKWVFWLMFTGMHLTFLPMHWTGFAGMPRRVYTYLPEMGLDGLNLVSTMGAFTIGAGVALFVIDMALKFRMTQDENAGNVYGGGTLEWLPNGSYAARSIPIVKSREPLWDNPELSDQVEKGQWFLPGALTRRRETIVTSPLKAIPQYLVIIPGPSWWHVVAAVFTAVFFLSLTVKMVLVAVIGGVIAIAAMLRWVWELDQGPDHDPVDVGGGLKLPVYMLGNKNHAIWAVWVLIVVIGMIFTCMVFSYVYLWSVQPDRWPPPGTRLPGLLHTGGALLLLAGSAGLLAIADRMLTQGRGKAAVVAPLLAGVLVLGAAVGGDIWLWTRTGLWPSESGYGASTFALGFLNAQNLAAITFMAGLVAARILVGRTDNVRRLSFDTTRLLWRYTIVQAAVTVIVAHGFPRLVS, encoded by the coding sequence ATGACGGACGAGGAAGCCGCCTTCCGCGCCGCTGCGAAGAACCTGCCGGACCCGCGGCCGCGGCCGGAGGAGGAGCTGAAGATATTGGAGGAGGTATGGCGCCAGCCGACCGGCTGGCGGCTGCCGACCGCGGTCAACAACAATATCGTGGGCGCCGCCTATGTCGGGGCGGCCTTGTTGTTCTTCGTGCTGGCCGGCTGCCTGGCGCTGCTGATGCGCAGCCAGCTGGCGACGCCGATGGCCGAAATCGTCGGCCAGGACACCTACAACCAGCTGTTCACCATGCACGGCACGGTGATGATGTTCCTCTTCGCGGTCCCGGCGGTGGAAGCGATGGGGGTGCTGCTGCTGCCCCAGATGCTGGCGGCGCGCGACCTGCCTTTCCCGCGGCTCTCCGCCTTCGCCTTCTGGGCCTATCTCGTCGGCGGTCTCGTCTTCTTCACCACCATATTCTTTGGCCAGTCGCCGGACGGCGGCTGGTTCATGTATCCGCCGCTCACCAGCTACATCTATTCGCCGGACAGCAAGGCGGACTGGTGGCTGCTCGGCATCGGCTTCATCGAGATTTCCGCCATTGCCGGCGCGATCGAGATCGTCGTCGGCGTGCTGAAGACCCGCTCGCCCGGCATGAGCCTGGACAAGCTGCCGCTGTTCGGCTGGGCGATGCTGGTCTTCGCCGGCATGATCATCGTCGGCTTCCCGGCGATCATCCTCGGCACCATCCTGCTGGAGCTGGAGCGGGCGTTCCACTGGCCCTTCTTCGTCGCCGAGAAGGGCGGCGACCCGCTGCTCTGGCAGCATCTCTTCTGGTTCTTCGGCCATCCCGAAGTCTATATCATCTTCATCCCCGCCGCCGGCATGATGTCGATGATCGTGCCGGTCGTCGCGCGGGCCAAGCTCGTCGGCTATCGGCTGATCGTCGCGGCTCTTGTGGCTACGGGCTTCATCAGCTTCGGCCTGTGGGTCCACCACATGTTCACCACCGGCCTGCCGCCCATCTCCACCGGCTTCTTCTCGGCCGCGTCGATGGCGGTGGCGATTCCGGCCGGCATCCAGGTCTTCGCCTGGATCGCCACCATCATGGCGGGGGAGCGGGCGCGATGGAATGTGCCGACGCTCTTCACCGTCGGCTTCCTCATCATCTTCACCATGGGCGGGCTCACCGGCGTGATGGTGGCGATGGTGCCTTTCGACTGGCAGGCGCACGACACCTATTTCGTGGTCGCCCACCTCCACTACGTCCTCATCGGCGGCATGGTCTTCCCGCTGTTCGCCGCCATTTATTACTGGGTGCCGATGGTGAGCCGCTTCGCCTTGTCCGAGCGGGTCGGAAAATGGGTGTTCTGGCTGATGTTCACCGGCATGCATCTCACCTTCCTGCCGATGCACTGGACTGGCTTCGCCGGCATGCCGCGCCGGGTCTACACCTATCTGCCGGAGATGGGCCTCGACGGCCTCAACCTCGTCTCGACGATGGGCGCCTTCACCATCGGCGCCGGCGTGGCGCTCTTCGTGATCGACATGGCGCTCAAGTTCCGCATGACGCAGGATGAGAATGCCGGCAACGTCTATGGCGGCGGCACCCTGGAATGGCTGCCCAACGGCTCCTACGCCGCCCGCAGCATCCCGATCGTGAAAAGCCGCGAGCCGCTGTGGGACAATCCCGAGCTCAGCGATCAGGTCGAGAAGGGGCAATGGTTCCTGCCGGGCGCGTTGACTCGCCGGCGGGAGACGATCGTGACGTCGCCGCTGAAGGCGATCCCGCAATATCTGGTCATCATTCCCGGCCCCAGCTGGTGGCACGTCGTCGCGGCCGTATTCACCGCCGTCTTCTTCCTCTCCCTGACGGTGAAGATGGTGCTGGTCGCGGTGATCGGCGGCGTCATCGCCATCGCCGCCATGCTGCGCTGGGTGTGGGAGCTCGACCAGGGGCCGGACCATGACCCGGTCGATGTCGGCGGAGGGCTGAAACTCCCCGTCTACATGCTCGGCAACAAGAATCACGCCATCTGGGCGGTGTGGGTGCTGATCGTCGTCATCGGCATGATCTTCACCTGCATGGTCTTCAGCTATGTCTATCTCTGGAGCGTCCAGCCGGACCGATGGCCCCCGCCGGGAACGAGGCTTCCCGGACTGCTCCACACGGGCGGCGCGCTCCTCCTCCTCGCAGGCAGCGCCGGCCTGCTGGCCATCGCCGACCGGATGCTGACGCAGGGACGAGGCAAGGCGGCTGTCGTCGCGCCGTTGCTAGCGGGCGTGTTGGTCCTCGGCGCGGCCGTCGGAGGCGACATCTGGCTGTGGACGCGGACCGGTCTCTGGCCGAGCGAAAGCGGCTATGGCGCCAGCACCTTCGCGCTCGGCTTTCTGAATGCCCAGAACCTCGCCGCCATCACCTTCATGGCCGGGTTGGTCGCGGCGCGCATCCTGGTCGGGCGCACCGATAATGTGCGGCGGCTGAGCTTCGATACGACAAGGCTCTTGTGGCGCTACACGATCGTCCAGGCGGCGGTGACCGTGATCGTCGCCCACGGCTTCCCGAGGCTGGTGTCCTGA
- the lexA gene encoding transcriptional repressor LexA, with protein MLTRKQHELLCFIHDRLVETGVSPSFEEMKEALELKSKSGVHRLISALEERGFIRRLPNRARALEVLRMPEKGGANVVPLRAPAPPAAANDVMEIPLHGRIAAGTPIEALQGTESLSVPAALLGPGEHYALEVSGDSMVEEGILDGDFALIRKTDTARDGEIVVALVNNEEATLKTFRREGQMIRLDPANRNYDPQRYRPEQVVVQGRLSGLLRRY; from the coding sequence ATGCTGACTCGCAAGCAACATGAGCTTCTCTGCTTCATCCACGATCGCCTGGTCGAAACGGGGGTGTCGCCCTCCTTCGAGGAGATGAAGGAGGCGCTGGAGCTCAAGTCCAAGTCCGGCGTCCACCGCCTCATCTCGGCCCTGGAAGAGCGCGGCTTCATCCGTCGGCTGCCCAATCGGGCGCGGGCGCTGGAAGTGCTGCGCATGCCGGAGAAGGGCGGCGCCAACGTCGTGCCGCTGAGGGCGCCTGCCCCGCCCGCCGCGGCCAACGACGTCATGGAAATCCCGCTCCACGGCCGCATCGCCGCGGGCACGCCGATCGAGGCTTTGCAGGGCACCGAGAGCCTGTCCGTGCCGGCCGCGCTGCTCGGGCCGGGCGAACATTATGCGCTGGAAGTGTCCGGCGATTCGATGGTCGAGGAAGGCATTCTCGACGGCGACTTCGCCCTGATCCGCAAGACCGATACGGCGCGTGACGGCGAGATCGTCGTCGCCCTGGTCAACAATGAGGAAGCGACCCTCAAGACCTTCCGCCGCGAAGGCCAGATGATCCGTCTCGACCCGGCCAATCGCAACTACGACCCGCAGCGCTACCGGCCCGAGCAAGTGGTGGTGCAGGGCCGGCTGTCGGGGCTGCTCAGACGCTATTAG
- a CDS encoding cytochrome c oxidase subunit II, which yields MPKKSAPCVAHRRQLPSPNEDIPEAFRSAKKRLWNEPAADRLKAGEPQGGELAGQAIVRMSGNGLPLALDTSGPQGDPITTLSWVLIVGGGVILLIVLVALSIALFGGAWRRRIAGEKMVIIGGVLFPVVTLTGLLTYGLGLTAGLVGTEDADPVRIHVTGEQWWWRVEYLEPERFASANEIVIPAGRPALIDLASDNVIHSFWVPELAGKLDMIPGKTNRIRLLAAKPGVYYGACAEYCGGPHALMLFRVRALSPADYAVWLRREAGPALPPSEPLAAEGAALFRTLGCGGCHQVRGTPARGLAGPDLTHVASRLHLGAGILPNNKGTLGGWTANPQRLKPGVKMPAYSGLSAKELRALVTYMDRLE from the coding sequence GTGCCGAAAAAATCTGCGCCATGCGTCGCCCATCGCCGTCAGCTCCCGTCTCCCAACGAAGACATTCCGGAGGCGTTCCGCTCGGCTAAGAAACGGCTGTGGAACGAGCCGGCGGCGGATCGGTTGAAGGCGGGGGAGCCACAGGGAGGCGAGCTTGCCGGCCAAGCTATCGTGCGGATGAGCGGGAACGGGTTGCCCCTTGCGCTCGACACATCCGGACCTCAGGGCGATCCGATCACCACTTTGAGCTGGGTGCTGATCGTCGGCGGGGGAGTCATTCTCCTCATCGTCCTCGTGGCCCTCAGCATAGCCCTGTTCGGCGGGGCGTGGCGGCGGAGGATCGCCGGCGAAAAGATGGTGATCATCGGCGGCGTCCTTTTTCCCGTCGTCACCCTGACGGGCCTCCTCACCTACGGCCTCGGTCTCACGGCCGGCCTGGTCGGCACCGAGGACGCCGACCCGGTCCGCATCCATGTGACGGGCGAGCAATGGTGGTGGCGGGTCGAATATCTGGAACCCGAACGCTTCGCCTCCGCCAACGAGATCGTCATCCCGGCCGGCCGGCCCGCGCTGATCGACCTCGCTTCGGACAATGTCATCCACAGCTTCTGGGTGCCGGAGCTGGCGGGCAAGCTCGACATGATCCCCGGCAAGACCAACCGCATTCGCCTCCTCGCCGCAAAGCCGGGCGTCTATTACGGCGCCTGCGCCGAATATTGCGGAGGCCCGCACGCCCTCATGCTGTTCCGCGTGCGCGCGCTGTCGCCGGCCGACTATGCAGTCTGGCTGAGGCGCGAGGCGGGACCGGCCTTGCCGCCTTCGGAGCCGCTCGCCGCCGAAGGCGCGGCGCTGTTTCGAACTTTGGGCTGCGGTGGCTGCCACCAGGTGCGCGGCACGCCGGCGAGGGGGCTGGCCGGCCCCGATCTCACCCATGTCGCGTCCCGCCTGCATCTCGGTGCCGGAATCCTCCCCAACAACAAGGGCACGCTCGGAGGCTGGACCGCCAACCCGCAGCGGCTGAAGCCCGGCGTCAAAATGCCCGCTTATTCCGGCCTCTCCGCCAAGGAGCTGAGAGCCCTCGTCACCTATATGGACCGCCTTGAATGA
- a CDS encoding anthranilate synthase component II yields the protein MILVIDNYDSFTWNLVHYLRELGTAVEVARNDEISAAAALASDANAFLISPGPGAPEEAGISLELVRLCAEARRPLLGVCLGHQAIAHHFGGKVVRAKPMHGKTCAVRHDGTGVFAGLPSPFRATRYHSLAVAADALPDSLAVNATAEDATVQGLRHRTLPIHGVQFHPESIASECGHELLGNFLRLAAGPALGVDA from the coding sequence ATGATCCTCGTCATCGACAATTATGACAGCTTCACCTGGAACCTCGTCCATTATCTGCGCGAGCTTGGTACGGCGGTCGAGGTGGCGCGGAACGACGAAATCTCCGCCGCCGCGGCGCTCGCCAGCGACGCAAACGCATTTCTGATCTCGCCCGGGCCGGGGGCGCCCGAAGAGGCCGGAATCTCCCTCGAATTGGTGCGGCTGTGCGCCGAGGCTCGCCGTCCGCTGCTTGGGGTCTGTCTCGGCCATCAGGCGATTGCCCACCATTTCGGCGGCAAGGTCGTCCGGGCGAAGCCGATGCACGGCAAGACATGCGCCGTGCGGCACGACGGGACGGGCGTCTTCGCCGGCCTCCCCTCCCCTTTTAGGGCGACGCGCTATCATTCGCTGGCCGTGGCCGCGGACGCGCTACCCGACTCTCTTGCCGTCAACGCGACCGCCGAGGACGCGACCGTGCAGGGCCTTCGCCACCGCACGCTGCCGATCCACGGCGTCCAGTTCCACCCCGAGAGCATCGCCAGCGAATGCGGCCACGAACTGCTCGGAAATTTCCTACGCCTGGCGGCCGGCCCGGCGCTGGGGGTAGATGCTTGA
- a CDS encoding 4Fe-4S dicluster domain-containing protein: MSGDTKAGLWRGIGDLTADRIESCLEAEFPALHRMGMMDRRDLMRLMGASLALAGLTACEKRQPPLLSQPFSPEGHVAGQPLYFATSLPLDGYGRGVLVKSHDGRPIKIEGNPLHPASLGATDPFMQAEILSLYDPDRSRTPRRGDEPMPWSALRRFLTEQRTEMASDGGQGTHVLFGATSSPTLAGLIDRLRSLYPAMRFHSYSPVSDLLAAPELIYRLDRADVVLSLGADFLGPGPAQVRYARDWKEARPRLIVIESTPTLTGAQADQRLPLAPHAIEALAAELAAGRGPPNVVQALSAGRAMVLAGRDQSPAVQALTHRLNSQLGAYGNGIVAIAPVRLAQPEGIEPLDALVAEMAAGRVRRLAVLDCNPGYDAPADFAFDELMTHVPVSIHLGLGHDETARVCRWHVPMRHVLESWGDLRAYDGTVGLQQPATVPLVPALSSIELLAALAGDRPDGGALVRRQWNGLAEEPWLRALEAGVISGTQAATTAPPSPPPAPSTRPVGLTLTFQPDPRMWDGRFANNAWLQELPSPLTKLVWGNAALIAPATAARLGLESGDKVEIAHRGASMTAPVWVMPGQAADVVTLPLGHGRRSAGRVGTRIGVDAFRLRPADAPWVVAGVDVRKVPGQARLVSTQRHHPIADPGAIRTAEAGAEDLPSLYPDYPSLGHVWGMVIDTDACIGCGACTIACQAENNIPVVGPDEVERGREMHWIRVDRYHEGPVEAPETHFQPVPCMHCEKAPCEVVCPVGATVHSAEGLNQMVYNRCIGTRTCSNNCPYKVRRFNWFDYQSEAPATPAPANNPRVTVRDRGVMEKCTYCVQRINAVRAEAKVEGRDIRDGDVQTACQQVCPTQAIVFGDLNDPNSEVARLRRNGRNYALLGNLGTRPRTTYLARVRRRT, encoded by the coding sequence ATGAGCGGCGACACAAAAGCGGGTCTCTGGCGCGGCATCGGCGATTTGACGGCCGATCGCATCGAGTCCTGTCTCGAGGCCGAATTCCCCGCCCTCCACCGGATGGGGATGATGGACCGGCGCGACCTGATGCGGCTGATGGGCGCATCGCTGGCGCTGGCGGGGCTCACCGCCTGCGAGAAGCGGCAGCCGCCGCTGCTGTCCCAGCCCTTCAGCCCGGAAGGGCATGTCGCCGGACAGCCGCTCTACTTCGCCACCTCGCTTCCGCTCGACGGCTATGGCCGCGGCGTGCTGGTCAAGTCGCATGACGGGCGGCCGATCAAGATCGAAGGCAACCCGCTCCACCCCGCCAGCCTCGGCGCGACCGACCCGTTCATGCAGGCCGAGATATTGTCGCTCTACGATCCGGATCGCTCGCGCACGCCCCGGCGGGGCGACGAGCCGATGCCCTGGAGCGCGCTCCGCCGCTTCCTTACCGAGCAGCGGACCGAAATGGCGAGCGATGGCGGGCAAGGCACGCACGTCCTGTTCGGCGCCACCTCCTCGCCCACCCTCGCCGGATTGATCGATCGGCTGCGCTCCCTATACCCGGCCATGCGTTTCCACAGCTATTCGCCGGTCAGCGATCTCTTGGCGGCCCCGGAGCTGATCTACCGCCTCGACCGCGCCGACGTCGTGCTCAGCCTTGGCGCGGATTTCCTGGGCCCGGGGCCTGCCCAGGTCCGCTATGCCCGCGATTGGAAAGAGGCCCGCCCACGCCTCATCGTCATTGAATCGACGCCCACCCTCACCGGCGCCCAGGCCGACCAACGCCTGCCCCTCGCCCCCCACGCCATCGAGGCGCTGGCGGCCGAGCTCGCCGCCGGCCGCGGGCCGCCGAACGTAGTGCAAGCCCTCTCGGCAGGACGCGCGATGGTGCTCGCCGGCCGCGACCAGTCTCCGGCCGTGCAGGCGCTGACCCATCGCCTCAACTCGCAGCTCGGCGCCTATGGCAATGGAATTGTCGCCATCGCGCCGGTGCGGCTCGCTCAGCCGGAGGGGATCGAGCCGCTCGATGCTCTGGTCGCGGAGATGGCGGCAGGACGGGTGCGGCGGCTGGCGGTGCTCGACTGCAATCCCGGTTATGACGCGCCGGCGGACTTCGCCTTCGACGAACTGATGACCCATGTCCCGGTCTCGATCCATCTCGGCCTTGGCCATGACGAGACGGCGCGGGTCTGCCGCTGGCATGTGCCGATGCGCCATGTTCTCGAAAGCTGGGGCGACCTTCGCGCCTATGACGGCACCGTCGGCCTCCAGCAGCCGGCGACGGTGCCGCTCGTTCCCGCGCTAAGCTCGATCGAACTGCTCGCCGCGCTGGCCGGGGACCGCCCCGACGGCGGCGCCCTGGTGCGGCGCCAATGGAATGGCCTCGCCGAAGAGCCGTGGCTCCGCGCGCTCGAAGCAGGCGTGATTTCCGGGACGCAGGCCGCGACCACCGCGCCCCCGTCTCCGCCTCCTGCGCCCTCGACCAGGCCCGTCGGGCTGACCCTGACCTTCCAGCCCGACCCGCGGATGTGGGACGGCCGTTTTGCGAACAATGCCTGGCTCCAGGAACTGCCGAGCCCGCTCACCAAGCTCGTCTGGGGCAATGCCGCGCTGATCGCGCCCGCGACGGCGGCACGGCTTGGCTTGGAGAGCGGAGACAAGGTCGAAATCGCCCATCGCGGCGCGAGCATGACCGCGCCCGTCTGGGTGATGCCGGGCCAGGCGGCGGACGTCGTCACCCTGCCGCTCGGCCATGGCCGCCGCTCCGCTGGCCGGGTGGGAACCAGGATCGGTGTCGACGCCTTCCGCCTCCGCCCGGCCGACGCTCCTTGGGTCGTTGCCGGCGTGGACGTGCGCAAGGTGCCCGGCCAGGCGCGCCTCGTCAGCACACAGCGTCATCACCCCATCGCCGACCCGGGGGCCATTCGCACCGCCGAGGCGGGCGCGGAGGACTTGCCCAGCCTCTATCCCGACTATCCGTCGCTCGGCCACGTCTGGGGCATGGTGATCGACACCGACGCCTGCATCGGCTGCGGCGCGTGCACCATCGCCTGCCAGGCGGAAAACAATATCCCCGTGGTCGGACCGGACGAAGTGGAGCGCGGGCGCGAGATGCACTGGATCCGGGTCGACCGCTATCACGAGGGACCGGTCGAAGCGCCAGAGACGCACTTCCAGCCCGTCCCCTGCATGCATTGCGAGAAGGCGCCCTGCGAGGTGGTCTGTCCCGTCGGCGCCACCGTCCATTCGGCGGAAGGCCTCAACCAGATGGTCTATAATCGCTGCATCGGCACGCGGACCTGCTCCAACAACTGCCCCTACAAGGTCCGCCGTTTCAACTGGTTCGACTATCAGTCCGAAGCGCCCGCCACGCCCGCGCCGGCCAACAATCCGCGCGTCACCGTCCGCGACCGCGGCGTCATGGAAAAATGCACCTATTGCGTGCAGCGCATCAACGCCGTCCGCGCCGAGGCAAAGGTGGAAGGCCGCGATATCCGCGATGGAGACGTCCAAACCGCCTGCCAGCAGGTTTGTCCCACCCAGGCTATCGTCTTCGGTGATCTCAACGATCCGAACAGCGAAGTCGCCCGCCTCCGCCGCAACGGCCGCAACTACGCGCTGCTCGGCAATCTCGGCACCCGGCCGCGCACCACCTATCTCGCGCGGGTGAGGCGGCGGACATGA
- a CDS encoding DUF3341 domain-containing protein, producing MTGLIARFRSPAELVEAVRRLRDQGYRRLDAFTPYPLPELTELLGGSTSRIGWIAALSALAGGALTYAVIYWTAVVDYPLNIGGRPLHSWQAFLPAALVSAALWSGLATLIGMLWLGGLPRWHHRLFDLKGFDRATYDRYFLLVEDDPAFEASETRRLLESLSPEHIEALGP from the coding sequence ATGACCGGCCTTATCGCCCGCTTCCGCTCGCCGGCCGAGCTGGTGGAGGCCGTTCGCCGCCTCCGCGACCAGGGCTACCGCCGCCTCGACGCCTTCACTCCCTATCCCTTGCCCGAACTGACCGAGTTGCTGGGCGGATCGACGTCCCGCATCGGCTGGATCGCCGCGCTTTCGGCGCTCGCCGGAGGCGCCCTCACCTATGCCGTCATCTATTGGACGGCGGTCGTCGATTACCCGCTCAATATCGGCGGGCGGCCGCTGCACAGCTGGCAAGCCTTTCTTCCCGCCGCCTTGGTATCGGCCGCGCTCTGGTCGGGGCTCGCCACCTTGATCGGCATGCTCTGGCTCGGCGGCCTGCCGCGCTGGCACCATCGGCTGTTCGACCTGAAGGGTTTCGACCGGGCGACCTACGATCGCTATTTCCTGCTGGTCGAGGACGATCCCGCCTTCGAGGCGAGCGAGACGCGGCGGCTCCTCGAAAGCCTCTCGCCCGAACATATCGAGGCACTCGGGCCATGA
- a CDS encoding cytochrome c3 family protein, protein MAQIFSARTDRLLRRLLLALPLLFVLLLGIGFYQFRSDAHWGVGRTAEQPIGFRHDLHVRELGLDCAFCHGGAARAAAAGMPSASACLVCHSQLWRGVDALRPLFTSVELGQPIEWKSLYRLPEHTRFHHGAHAASGIGCAACHGDVATMVKTEKAEPLSMAWCLDCHRQVGERGQQNRTAALTPLRHSRESGNPASSLPEARQEQRDSRFRGSDGSGVLAAEDVAFANPRLTDCSTCHY, encoded by the coding sequence ATGGCGCAGATTTTTTCGGCACGGACGGACCGCCTGCTCAGACGGCTCCTCCTCGCCCTGCCGCTGCTGTTCGTCCTTCTCCTCGGGATCGGCTTCTACCAGTTCCGCTCCGACGCTCATTGGGGCGTCGGCAGGACGGCCGAGCAGCCGATCGGCTTCCGCCACGACCTCCATGTGCGGGAACTCGGCCTCGACTGCGCCTTCTGCCATGGCGGTGCCGCGCGAGCGGCCGCGGCGGGCATGCCGTCGGCGAGCGCCTGCCTCGTCTGTCATTCCCAGCTCTGGCGCGGCGTGGACGCGCTGCGACCGCTGTTCACCAGCGTCGAGCTCGGCCAGCCGATCGAGTGGAAGTCGCTCTATCGCCTTCCCGAGCACACGCGCTTTCATCACGGCGCCCATGCCGCGTCCGGCATCGGCTGTGCCGCCTGCCACGGCGACGTGGCGACGATGGTGAAGACCGAAAAGGCCGAGCCGCTGTCGATGGCCTGGTGCCTCGATTGCCATCGGCAGGTGGGCGAGCGCGGGCAGCAGAATCGCACAGCAGCCCTAACCCCTCTTCGTCATTCCCGCGAAAGCGGGAATCCCGCTTCTTCTCTTCCCGAAGCAAGGCAAGAGCAGCGGGACTCCCGCTTTCGCGGGAGCGACGGATCAGGTGTCCTGGCTGCCGAGGATGTCGCTTTCGCCAATCCCCGCCTCACCGATTGCTCGACCTGTCACTACTGA